The following are from one region of the Ignavibacteriota bacterium genome:
- a CDS encoding universal stress protein, translated as MTIPIEIIHAAFNNDILKLLIQIAVLLFTARIFGELSQKVGQPAVLGEILAGIVLGPSLLGSLFPVIENWIVPTTPVQINLFEVITLIGAIFLLLITGLETDLVLIKHHSKKAAAAAFGGLLIPFAAGYIFSKYIPDHFLADSSQRIVFELFFATAISVSSIPVIAKVLIDLKLIRRDIGQITIAAGMIDDTTAWIVLSIVLGLIGGGAITASTIAYSFGKVILFVILSFYFGKLIIKYLISFTLSKISSRDKILTLVIVFTFAVGAIAQAIHLEAVLGAFVAGMIIAQLPSIPKDSIEKIEGITFGIFAPIFFAGAGLKVNVLYLFRTDLLLIGICLIVVAVLSKIIGTYLGSRLLTKTDHWTALSFGAGLNARGAIQIIVATIGLSFGILSQEIYSLIIITAVVTSLMAPVMLRWTLSHVKIEDEELKRLQKEELLRDNILNRIHRVLLPVRTRDTSNVTLSKMIEARILERIGRKTKIDVTLFTISEEKDKTKSQQFLNTLAGFFNKFPVSKKIIESKNRLESILEEVRKDYDLLLVGATEKQKNSEMLFNSIVDNLVRLSPCPSIIVQSRNVDEDWRPSRILVPTNGSVASKRAAEVAFGIAYHDYDQVHILNVVESKDSFASLDIEGSVTERRLSFAYQIVNELKKLGESLNVNTFTEVEIGEDPDKVILKMSREKNFDLIILGTDVRPGTDKLYLGPRVERILNNCTCPVLVINGA; from the coding sequence ATGACTATTCCGATCGAAATAATACACGCAGCTTTCAACAATGATATTCTGAAACTATTGATTCAGATAGCTGTACTATTGTTCACTGCAAGAATTTTTGGTGAACTTTCTCAAAAAGTTGGTCAACCTGCAGTACTTGGTGAAATATTGGCAGGGATAGTTCTTGGTCCTTCACTTCTGGGAAGTCTGTTTCCGGTTATTGAAAACTGGATTGTACCAACAACTCCGGTACAAATTAATCTGTTTGAAGTTATAACATTAATTGGTGCAATCTTTCTCCTGCTTATTACCGGTCTTGAAACTGATCTTGTACTTATAAAGCATCATTCTAAAAAAGCAGCAGCAGCAGCATTCGGAGGATTGCTCATTCCTTTTGCTGCCGGGTATATTTTCAGCAAATATATACCCGATCATTTTCTTGCAGATTCCTCTCAGAGAATTGTTTTCGAATTGTTCTTTGCTACTGCTATATCAGTTTCGTCAATACCGGTTATTGCGAAAGTTTTAATTGATCTAAAATTAATCAGACGAGATATTGGTCAGATTACAATTGCAGCAGGAATGATTGATGATACCACAGCCTGGATAGTTTTATCCATTGTCCTCGGCTTAATTGGTGGAGGAGCGATCACAGCCAGTACAATAGCTTATTCATTCGGGAAAGTAATATTATTTGTAATACTGAGCTTCTATTTTGGAAAGCTGATTATAAAATATTTGATATCATTCACACTTAGCAAAATATCTTCCAGGGATAAAATCCTGACACTTGTGATTGTTTTTACTTTTGCAGTAGGTGCGATTGCTCAAGCTATTCATCTTGAAGCCGTACTGGGTGCATTTGTTGCAGGAATGATAATAGCCCAGCTTCCTTCGATTCCAAAAGATTCAATTGAGAAAATTGAAGGCATCACCTTTGGAATTTTTGCTCCAATATTTTTCGCTGGCGCCGGTTTGAAGGTAAATGTTCTTTATTTATTCAGAACCGATCTTCTTCTTATTGGTATTTGTTTAATAGTTGTTGCAGTACTTAGTAAAATAATTGGAACGTACCTGGGTTCAAGGCTATTGACAAAAACCGATCACTGGACTGCATTGAGTTTTGGCGCTGGTTTGAACGCAAGAGGTGCTATTCAAATAATTGTTGCAACTATCGGTCTATCATTCGGTATCCTTTCACAGGAAATTTATTCCTTAATAATTATTACCGCAGTTGTCACTTCTCTTATGGCTCCTGTTATGTTAAGATGGACGCTGAGTCATGTCAAAATTGAAGATGAGGAATTAAAAAGACTTCAAAAGGAAGAACTTCTACGAGATAATATTCTCAACAGAATTCATCGGGTGCTTTTGCCTGTAAGAACAAGAGATACAAGTAATGTTACTCTTTCAAAAATGATTGAGGCAAGAATACTTGAACGAATCGGAAGAAAAACAAAAATTGATGTAACTCTGTTTACCATTTCTGAAGAAAAAGACAAAACGAAAAGTCAGCAATTCCTGAATACGCTTGCAGGGTTTTTCAACAAATTCCCTGTTAGTAAAAAAATTATTGAAAGTAAAAACAGACTTGAAAGTATTCTTGAAGAAGTGCGGAAAGATTATGATTTGCTTTTAGTTGGTGCAACTGAGAAACAAAAAAATTCTGAAATGCTTTTCAATTCAATTGTAGATAATCTTGTTCGTCTATCACCTTGTCCGAGTATAATCGTTCAAAGCAGAAATGTTGATGAAGACTGGAGACCAAGCAGAATCCTTGTGCCAACAAACGGCAGTGTTGCATCAAAGAGAGCCGCCGAAGTTGCATTTGGAATTGCTTATCACGATTATGATCAGGTTCACATTCTAAATGTTGTTGAAAGTAAAGATAGTTTTGCCTCTCTCGATATTGAAGGAAGCGTGACGGAACGCAGATTATCTTTTGCTTATCAGATTGTAAACGAATTGAAAAAACTTGGTGAATCACTTAATGTTAATACTTTCACCGAAGTTGAAATCGGTGAAGATCCTGATAAAGTTATATTGAAAATGTCGCGTGAAAAGAATTTTGACTTAATAATTTTGGGAACAGATGTAAGACCAGGTACAGATAAATTATATCTCGGTCCAAGAGTTGAAAGAATACTGAACAATTGTACTTGCCCCGTTCTGGTAATTAACGGAGCTTAA
- a CDS encoding winged helix-turn-helix transcriptional regulator has translation MAVSKKNEFTQEDIWLADVAKALSHPARIRILKILNEMESCMVGNIVDQLPLAQATVSQHLKELKRVGLIQGEIDGPKICYCVNNKNLLKAKTALDKMFTKIGCC, from the coding sequence ATGGCAGTTTCAAAAAAGAATGAATTTACACAAGAAGATATCTGGCTGGCTGATGTAGCAAAAGCTCTTTCTCATCCGGCAAGAATCAGAATTCTAAAAATTTTAAATGAGATGGAATCCTGTATGGTTGGGAATATTGTTGATCAGTTACCACTTGCACAAGCTACTGTATCTCAGCATCTAAAAGAACTCAAGAGAGTTGGATTAATCCAGGGTGAAATCGACGGACCAAAAATCTGTTACTGCGTAAACAATAAGAATTTACTGAAAGCCAAAACAGCTTTGGATAAAATGTTTACAAAAATTGGTTGTTGTTAA
- the arsM gene encoding arsenite methyltransferase, which translates to MGTAKELKQTVKEKYGEIAVKNQTGCGCGCGSKSNKIVGYTVMQDNYTNLEGYIAEADLGLGCGVPTEYAGIKKGDTVVDLGSGAGNDVFVARAIVGDEGKVIGIDFTLEMIGKAMANKLKVGFDNVDFKLGEIENIPFADNAADVVISNCVLNLVPDKRKAFAEIYRILKPEAHFCVSDIVIKGELPEELKKSAEMYAGCVAGALQQDEYIGIIKETGFNNVQIKKTKVIEIPDDVLKEYLSDSEIEKFRNNKVGIFSITVVGYKN; encoded by the coding sequence ATGGGAACAGCCAAAGAATTAAAACAAACCGTAAAGGAAAAATACGGCGAAATAGCTGTGAAGAATCAAACAGGTTGTGGATGCGGCTGCGGCTCAAAATCGAATAAAATAGTTGGTTACACAGTAATGCAGGACAATTATACAAATCTTGAAGGTTATATTGCCGAAGCTGATCTTGGACTTGGTTGTGGTGTTCCAACCGAGTATGCAGGAATAAAAAAAGGTGATACAGTCGTTGACCTTGGCAGCGGTGCAGGAAACGATGTCTTTGTTGCAAGAGCAATTGTGGGAGATGAAGGTAAAGTTATAGGTATTGATTTCACTTTGGAAATGATTGGTAAAGCGATGGCTAATAAATTAAAAGTTGGTTTTGACAATGTTGATTTTAAACTCGGAGAAATCGAAAATATCCCGTTTGCAGATAATGCAGCGGATGTTGTTATCAGCAATTGCGTTCTAAATCTTGTTCCCGATAAACGAAAAGCATTCGCTGAGATTTACAGGATATTAAAACCTGAGGCTCATTTCTGTGTTTCTGATATTGTGATAAAGGGCGAGTTACCTGAAGAATTAAAAAAGTCAGCAGAAATGTACGCTGGTTGTGTTGCTGGTGCACTTCAGCAGGACGAGTATATTGGAATAATCAAAGAAACCGGTTTTAATAATGTTCAGATTAAAAAAACTAAAGTGATAGAAATTCCTGATGATGTGTTAAAAGAATATTTAAGTGATTCTGAAATCGAAAAGTTCAGAAATAATAAAGTTGGAATATTCAGCATAACAGTTGTCGGATATAAGAATTGA
- a CDS encoding arsenate reductase ArsC, whose translation MKILILCTGNSCRSQMAEGFLKSFDKKLEVYSAGTSPAEKVNPFAIKAMKEIGIDISKGIAENVDKYLHQSFDYLITVCDNAKETCPVFIGNVKYRLHIGFDDPADAVGTEEEIICVYRRVRDEIKKDFYELYLKKLKQKCDQ comes from the coding sequence TTGAAGATTTTAATTTTATGCACAGGAAATTCTTGTCGCAGTCAGATGGCGGAAGGATTTCTTAAATCATTCGATAAAAAACTTGAAGTGTATTCTGCCGGTACAAGTCCGGCTGAAAAAGTAAATCCTTTTGCCATCAAAGCAATGAAGGAAATCGGTATTGATATCAGCAAAGGTATCGCTGAAAATGTTGATAAATATTTACATCAATCTTTTGATTACTTAATTACAGTTTGTGATAATGCAAAAGAGACCTGTCCTGTTTTTATTGGAAATGTAAAGTATCGATTGCATATCGGCTTTGACGATCCTGCAGATGCAGTTGGAACGGAAGAAGAAATTATTTGCGTTTACAGAAGAGTCAGGGATGAAATCAAAAAAGATTTTTATGAGTTGTATCTGAAAAAACTAAAACAAAAATGTGATCAATAA
- a CDS encoding MarR family transcriptional regulator — protein sequence MEKLNNHSLFLLSLNRFCYDVGRIISRKYHLSVNERNALIILSNLEISSVKELSGHLSISKTNTSKVLSSLEKKAFVLRIFDKKDKRFVQLLLTEQGKLTSDQVANEINELLIKRLSMVPGELGENFKKLIDENHELINYHTFKTKNQR from the coding sequence ATGGAAAAACTAAACAATCACTCATTATTTCTCCTTTCACTTAATCGTTTCTGCTATGATGTTGGAAGAATCATATCCAGAAAATATCATCTTTCAGTAAATGAAAGAAATGCTCTCATTATTCTATCCAATCTTGAAATTAGTTCAGTCAAAGAATTATCCGGGCATCTATCAATTTCAAAAACCAACACTTCCAAAGTCCTTAGTTCACTTGAAAAGAAAGCTTTCGTTCTCAGAATATTCGATAAAAAAGATAAAAGATTTGTCCAGCTTCTTTTAACTGAGCAGGGTAAACTGACTTCAGATCAGGTTGCCAATGAAATAAATGAGTTGTTAATAAAAAGACTTTCTATGGTACCTGGAGAATTGGGTGAAAATTTTAAAAAACTTATTGATGAAAATCACGAGCTAATTAATTATCATACTTTCAAAACAAAAAATCAAAGATAG
- a CDS encoding T9SS type A sorting domain-containing protein codes for MDNNLTRKDFLLKSSKAAVGITAIAGATSLITTAVNAKPPVTPWPWPYTQLDPEAVRIQAHNLYWNGKDCCAGVFGAIVQALATAIGEPWASLPMEIMLYGRGGVSGWGTLCGAINGGLALISLATEKTPSGALLTELQGWYTEAELPSDEANQIGVSGGYLVHNFDGDLVQNISGSPLCHTSVTEWCIAANKKVSDVERKERCARIAGDCAAKTVKILNEFFAGTFVPSYVDPASVTACLSCHGSTGFNNVMTRMDCQPCHGDPHNPQAVETLIGSANAFELSQNYPNPFNPNTKIQFAVSETEKVSLAVYDIQGRLIRNLVDHELYQRGKYEVTWDGRDSKGNIVASGVYFAKMHAGKFANTKKMIMNK; via the coding sequence ATGGATAACAACCTTACAAGAAAAGATTTTTTATTAAAATCTTCGAAAGCAGCAGTGGGTATAACTGCAATTGCCGGTGCAACAAGCCTGATAACAACTGCTGTAAATGCGAAACCACCTGTAACACCCTGGCCTTGGCCATATACACAATTAGATCCTGAAGCGGTAAGAATTCAAGCACATAATCTTTATTGGAATGGTAAAGACTGCTGTGCGGGAGTTTTCGGCGCCATAGTTCAAGCACTTGCAACAGCAATTGGCGAACCCTGGGCAAGTCTTCCAATGGAAATAATGCTTTATGGTCGTGGTGGAGTTTCCGGATGGGGAACTCTTTGCGGTGCAATAAATGGAGGTTTGGCACTTATAAGTTTAGCTACAGAAAAAACGCCGTCCGGTGCACTATTAACAGAACTTCAAGGATGGTACACAGAAGCAGAGTTACCCTCTGATGAAGCTAACCAGATTGGTGTTAGTGGTGGTTACCTGGTACACAATTTTGATGGAGATCTGGTGCAAAATATTTCCGGAAGCCCTTTGTGTCATACATCTGTTACTGAATGGTGTATAGCTGCTAATAAGAAAGTGAGTGATGTGGAAAGGAAAGAAAGATGTGCACGTATTGCGGGAGATTGTGCTGCAAAAACAGTTAAAATACTTAACGAATTCTTTGCTGGAACATTTGTACCATCTTATGTTGATCCAGCCTCTGTTACTGCATGTTTAAGCTGTCATGGTTCAACCGGGTTCAACAATGTAATGACAAGAATGGATTGTCAGCCATGTCACGGTGACCCACACAATCCACAAGCAGTCGAGACTCTTATTGGGTCTGCAAACGCATTTGAATTGAGTCAAAATTATCCAAATCCATTTAACCCAAATACTAAAATTCAGTTCGCGGTTTCTGAAACTGAAAAAGTTAGCCTCGCAGTTTATGACATTCAAGGAAGATTGATTAGAAATTTAGTTGATCATGAATTGTATCAAAGAGGAAAGTATGAAGTAACCTGGGATGGACGTGATAGTAAAGGTAACATTGTTGCAAGCGGAGTTTATTTTGCCAAGATGCATGCTGGAAAATTTGCAAATACTAAAAAGATGATAATGAACAAATAG
- a CDS encoding EamA family transporter, translating to MHEKYGLKAYLAWLTICIVWGTTYLAIRVGVNDLPPMLFAGLRWIIAGLLMTVFLKLRQYKFPRLKDLKQLAIVGILLLGLGNGLVVVAEQWLPSGLTALILSTLPFWVVGIEFFLPNKPKINLFIITGLFLGSAGVVLIFAEDLKISLEFNVVLGGLCLLGAVIAWAAGSIYWKYKKSDVKPMMGASIQMLIAGILQTALGLILGEQNSFHLTQNGVLAFAYLIIFGSIIGYASYIYSVTKLPLSLLSTYAYINPIIAIFLGWYILNEPLTITVFVASSLILIGVTMVNRGNTLSLRK from the coding sequence ATGCACGAGAAGTACGGATTAAAAGCTTATCTTGCCTGGTTAACAATTTGTATAGTGTGGGGAACTACTTATTTAGCAATCAGAGTTGGGGTTAATGATTTACCACCAATGTTATTTGCTGGCTTGAGGTGGATTATTGCTGGATTGTTGATGACAGTATTTTTAAAACTGAGGCAATATAAGTTCCCTAGATTAAAAGATTTGAAGCAGCTCGCGATAGTCGGGATTTTGCTGCTCGGACTCGGAAACGGTTTGGTAGTTGTTGCTGAACAATGGCTGCCAAGTGGATTAACCGCACTCATTCTCAGCACACTTCCATTTTGGGTTGTTGGTATTGAATTTTTTCTTCCTAACAAACCAAAAATAAATTTATTTATAATTACCGGATTATTTTTAGGTTCAGCAGGAGTTGTTTTAATATTTGCAGAAGACTTGAAAATCTCTTTGGAATTTAATGTAGTGCTTGGTGGTTTGTGTTTGCTCGGTGCTGTGATTGCATGGGCAGCGGGCAGCATATACTGGAAATATAAAAAATCCGATGTTAAACCTATGATGGGCGCCTCAATACAAATGCTGATTGCCGGAATATTACAGACCGCACTGGGTTTAATTCTTGGTGAACAAAATAGTTTTCATCTTACACAGAACGGGGTGCTGGCTTTTGCTTACCTGATAATTTTTGGGTCAATAATCGGTTATGCTTCATACATTTATTCAGTTACAAAACTTCCGCTTTCGTTGCTTTCAACTTATGCTTATATCAATCCCATCATCGCAATTTTTTTGGGATGGTACATTCTAAATGAACCGCTGACTATCACAGTTTTTGTCGCTTCAAGTTTAATTTTAATTGGTGTCACAATGGTTAATCGAGGCAATACATTATCATTAAGGAAATAG
- the eno gene encoding phosphopyruvate hydratase, protein MTTIIDVIAREILDSRGNPTVEVEVMLEGGVIGRAAVPSGASTGEHEAVELRDGDKNRYNGKGVQKAVENVNEKIADQIIELDASDQVSIDNLLIDLDGTENKSNFGANAILGVSLACAKASAASLDLPLYRYIGGTNAKTLPVPMMNILNGGKHADNNVDFQEFMVMPVGAPSFAEALRMGTETFHALKSVLSKKGYNTAVGDEGGFAPNLRSNEEAIEVILEAIQKTGYKIGDEIAIALDPAASEFFIKERNAYHLFKSAPNQEIPIEKMVDYWAGWASKYPIVSIEDGLAEDDWNGWRLLTEKIGDKIQLVGDDLFVTNTNRLAKGIELGVANSILIKVNQIGTLTETLDAIELAKINGYTSVISHRSGETEDTTIADIAVATNSGQIKTGSASRTDRIAKYNQLLRIEEELDATAVYPGLDALNYNM, encoded by the coding sequence ATGACCACAATTATTGATGTAATTGCAAGAGAAATACTTGATTCAAGAGGTAATCCCACAGTAGAAGTTGAAGTGATGCTTGAAGGCGGAGTTATCGGAAGAGCTGCCGTTCCAAGCGGTGCATCAACCGGTGAACACGAGGCTGTTGAATTACGTGACGGTGATAAAAATCGTTATAACGGCAAAGGAGTTCAAAAAGCAGTTGAGAATGTAAATGAAAAAATAGCAGATCAAATAATTGAACTTGATGCTTCTGATCAGGTATCGATTGATAATCTTTTAATTGATCTTGATGGAACGGAAAACAAATCAAACTTTGGCGCTAATGCAATTCTTGGAGTTTCACTTGCTTGTGCAAAAGCTTCTGCTGCTTCTCTTGATCTCCCGCTTTATAGATATATCGGAGGAACAAATGCAAAAACTTTGCCTGTTCCGATGATGAATATTTTAAACGGCGGAAAACATGCTGATAATAATGTTGACTTCCAGGAATTTATGGTTATGCCTGTTGGTGCACCAAGTTTTGCTGAAGCCTTGAGAATGGGTACGGAAACTTTTCATGCTTTAAAATCCGTTCTTTCAAAAAAAGGCTACAACACAGCCGTTGGTGATGAAGGTGGTTTCGCACCAAATCTCAGATCGAATGAAGAAGCAATTGAAGTAATTCTAGAAGCAATTCAGAAAACTGGTTACAAGATTGGTGATGAAATTGCAATTGCTCTCGATCCTGCTGCAAGTGAGTTCTTCATTAAAGAAAGAAATGCATATCATCTATTTAAATCCGCGCCAAATCAGGAAATCCCGATTGAGAAAATGGTTGACTATTGGGCTGGATGGGCAAGTAAATATCCAATCGTGTCAATTGAAGATGGTCTTGCTGAAGATGACTGGAACGGCTGGAGATTACTTACTGAAAAAATCGGAGATAAAATTCAGCTTGTTGGTGACGATCTTTTTGTAACAAACACAAACAGACTTGCAAAAGGAATTGAGCTCGGTGTGGCGAATTCAATTCTGATAAAAGTTAATCAGATTGGAACTTTAACTGAAACACTCGATGCAATTGAACTTGCAAAAATAAATGGCTACACAAGTGTTATCAGTCATCGCTCCGGTGAAACCGAAGATACAACGATTGCTGACATTGCGGTTGCAACCAATTCCGGTCAGATAAAAACAGGTTCTGCATCCAGAACTGATCGCATTGCTAAATACAATCAACTGCTTCGGATTGAAGAAGAACTGGATGCAACAGCGGTTTACCCAGGACTTGATGCACTGAATTACAATATGTAA
- the glnA gene encoding type I glutamate--ammonia ligase translates to MKNNYLQYCNNIIKKNKIEFIDLKAIDLVGRLHHITLPYYPNILEKLLSEGVGFDGSSYGFRKVENSDMILIPDLSTAKIDPFRDAPTLSFYSHIVLTDAKRTPFNQDGRFIARKAEELLKKTTGAEHSWWGPEFEFYIFSKVEFDTRTASSFYRVEHAEEFYKKAYHAANPFDEYDDFRDELTKLLIHQGVKVKYHHHEVGERGQQEIETYFSTLLDSGDNIVTTKYILFNFAKQKGLYITFMPKPMYQQAGNGMHLHLYLTKKGKNAFYKKGEYGNINELGRFFIGGLLKHGPALSAFTNPSTNSYKRLVPGFEAPVALTYGQGNRASAVRIPKYISNPDETRFEYRPPDATANPYLCLVAMLLAGIDGVVNKIDPVKEGFGPIDKNFLADDYKGKIHFLPRNLAEALDALEADNDFLHRGGIFTDELLDQWVKIKNEEIHSIGTMPHPFEYKMYFNL, encoded by the coding sequence ATGAAAAACAATTATCTCCAGTACTGTAACAACATAATCAAAAAAAACAAGATAGAATTCATTGATCTTAAAGCGATAGATCTGGTTGGAAGATTACATCATATCACACTTCCATATTATCCGAATATTCTTGAGAAACTATTGAGTGAGGGTGTAGGATTCGATGGTTCGAGCTACGGTTTTAGAAAAGTTGAGAACAGTGATATGATACTTATTCCTGATCTTTCAACTGCGAAAATAGATCCATTTCGGGATGCACCAACTTTAAGTTTCTATTCACATATTGTTTTAACGGATGCTAAACGGACTCCTTTTAATCAGGATGGAAGATTTATTGCAAGGAAAGCAGAAGAGCTTCTGAAAAAAACTACCGGGGCAGAGCATTCATGGTGGGGACCAGAATTTGAGTTTTATATCTTCTCCAAAGTTGAATTCGATACAAGAACGGCATCATCTTTTTACAGAGTTGAACACGCTGAAGAGTTTTATAAAAAAGCTTACCACGCTGCAAATCCATTTGATGAGTATGATGATTTCAGAGATGAGCTGACAAAACTTTTAATTCATCAAGGTGTAAAAGTTAAATATCATCATCACGAAGTAGGTGAACGTGGTCAGCAGGAAATTGAAACATATTTCTCCACGTTACTTGACTCTGGTGATAACATTGTAACCACAAAATATATTCTGTTCAACTTTGCGAAACAGAAAGGATTGTACATTACCTTTATGCCGAAACCGATGTACCAGCAAGCCGGGAACGGTATGCATCTTCATTTATATCTTACCAAAAAAGGAAAGAATGCTTTCTATAAAAAAGGCGAGTATGGTAACATCAACGAGCTTGGAAGATTTTTTATTGGCGGACTTTTAAAACATGGTCCGGCACTTTCTGCTTTTACAAATCCAAGTACTAACTCATACAAACGATTAGTACCAGGTTTTGAAGCACCTGTCGCATTGACTTACGGACAGGGTAATCGTGCATCCGCAGTACGAATTCCGAAATACATTTCTAATCCTGATGAAACCAGGTTTGAGTATCGTCCACCAGATGCAACTGCAAATCCGTATTTATGTTTAGTCGCAATGCTTCTTGCCGGAATAGATGGTGTTGTAAACAAAATCGATCCGGTTAAAGAAGGATTCGGACCTATCGATAAAAACTTTCTGGCAGATGACTACAAAGGTAAAATTCATTTTCTTCCGAGAAATCTTGCTGAAGCCTTGGATGCTTTGGAAGCAGATAACGACTTTTTACATCGCGGCGGAATTTTTACAGATGAACTTCTTGATCAATGGGTGAAGATAAAGAATGAAGAAATTCATTCTATTGGTACGATGCCGCATCCGTTTGAATATAAGATGTATTTTAATCTTTAA
- a CDS encoding DMT family transporter, with protein MNFVGELAALATAFCWAITSYAFTNASRRVGAIQVNIDRMAFASILLFLIIFVSGISLHLSFNQISNLVISGILGLVLGDSFLFKSFQLIGARLGIILMASVPVLSSILAFFFLNEVISYLGMFGMVLTIAGILIVVSEKKTGETNSITFNKLGIFYGFLGALGQASGLIFAKFAFLENAALNGQGGELNGFAASFIRLFSASIIILPLASMFKRYKNPIRIYSKDKYSAKVILIGTIFGPVLGITGSLIAIAYAKVGIASTLMATMPIIMLPISRFYFNEKLDWKAIAGAFVAVIGAAIIFLR; from the coding sequence TTGAACTTTGTTGGTGAATTAGCAGCACTCGCAACAGCTTTTTGTTGGGCTATAACTTCGTATGCATTTACAAATGCATCAAGAAGAGTCGGTGCAATTCAGGTCAATATTGATCGAATGGCATTCGCAAGCATTCTGCTTTTTCTTATCATTTTCGTTTCCGGCATCAGTCTGCATTTATCTTTCAACCAGATTTCAAATCTTGTAATCAGCGGAATACTTGGTTTGGTTCTGGGCGATTCATTTCTGTTTAAATCTTTTCAATTAATTGGCGCACGGCTTGGTATAATTTTAATGGCATCTGTTCCCGTTCTTAGTTCCATACTTGCATTCTTCTTTTTGAATGAAGTTATTTCATATCTTGGAATGTTCGGAATGGTTTTAACGATTGCAGGAATATTGATTGTTGTATCAGAAAAAAAAACAGGTGAGACGAACAGTATTACTTTTAACAAACTTGGAATATTTTACGGATTTCTTGGTGCACTTGGTCAGGCAAGCGGATTAATATTCGCAAAGTTTGCTTTTTTAGAAAACGCGGCACTTAACGGGCAGGGTGGAGAACTGAATGGATTTGCAGCCAGCTTTATAAGATTATTTTCCGCATCAATAATTATTCTTCCTTTAGCTTCTATGTTCAAAAGATATAAAAATCCAATTAGGATTTATTCCAAAGACAAATACTCTGCGAAAGTAATTTTAATTGGAACCATATTCGGACCTGTGCTCGGAATTACAGGAAGCCTTATAGCAATTGCGTATGCAAAAGTTGGAATTGCTTCAACATTAATGGCAACAATGCCTATAATTATGTTACCCATCTCAAGATTTTATTTTAATGAAAAGCTGGATTGGAAAGCAATTGCAGGTGCATTTGTGGCAGTAATTGGTGCAGCGATAATTTTTTTAAGGTGA
- a CDS encoding type II toxin-antitoxin system HicB family antitoxin, producing MLLEYINKAMIKAHYEILQDDRSYYGEIPGFEGVYASASDLETCRNELKEVLEEWILLRVSRNLEIPKVEGLSLKIVDVA from the coding sequence ATGTTATTAGAATATATAAACAAAGCGATGATAAAAGCGCATTATGAAATTCTTCAAGATGATCGATCTTATTATGGTGAAATTCCTGGATTTGAAGGCGTCTATGCTAGTGCTTCTGATCTTGAAACATGTCGGAATGAATTAAAAGAGGTCTTGGAAGAATGGATTCTGCTCAGAGTCTCACGGAATCTTGAGATACCTAAAGTAGAAGGACTAAGTCTTAAAATAGTTGATGTAGCTTAG
- a CDS encoding type II toxin-antitoxin system HicA family toxin encodes MPTVKPLKRKELIHFLKKLGFVGPYSGGKHQFMIRDKLTLTIPNPHKSEIGKELLIRILKQAKIEISEWVKL; translated from the coding sequence GTGCCAACTGTTAAGCCACTAAAAAGAAAAGAGTTAATTCATTTTTTGAAAAAGCTTGGATTTGTAGGACCATATTCTGGGGGGAAGCATCAGTTTATGATTAGAGATAAATTAACTTTAACTATTCCAAACCCACATAAATCCGAAATTGGAAAAGAATTGCTGATACGAATTTTAAAACAAGCTAAAATAGAAATTAGTGAATGGGTAAAACTCTGA